The Mycolicibacterium cosmeticum sequence TTCGCCGGGCACCGGCGCATCGCCGGCACTCTCGGTCAGCTCGCGGGAAGCTCGCCAGGTCACCCACTCCGCCGCGCCGAAAACCAGGACGGCCGGCACCCACACCCGTTTCGACGCCATCGCTCCATTCGACCACGCTCACAGAATCCGGATGGTCAGCCCCGTCGCCAGTAACCGGGTGGCCGACAACCCGAATGTCGTCTTGAACCGGTCGGCCAGGTGCGAGGGGCTGGCGAAGCCGGCTTTCGCCGCGGCGGTGGTGAGGTTGTGCCCGGCCGCCAGTTCGGCGCCGGCGCGGATCAGTCGGCTCCACATCCGGTAGCGGCGCAGGCTCGATCCGGTCTCCTGGCGGAATAGGTGCAGGAACCGCGATTCGGACAGCCCGGCAGCCGCCGCCAGCTCACGCGCTGGGGTCTGCGTGCTGGGATCGTCGCGAATTTGCTTGGCCACCAGCTCGATCCGGGCGTCGATCACGTCGATCGCGACCGGCGCCGCCGCGGCCAGCCACCGCGCCGCCGCGGCATCATCCTGCGGCACGGTCAGCAGGGTCCGCTGTGCGTCGTGGTGCACGCCGATCTGGTGATCGAACTCGGTGAACCGCTGCCGGCAGGGCCGGGTGCGCTCGGACGCGGGGTCGAGGTAACACGACACCAGGCGGCCGTCGACCGCCAGGTGGTGGGTGAGCCGCGGTGGGATTAGCGCGGAGCGGGCCACGATCCGGCGGGTGCCGACGGTGACGGTCAACGGCGCGTCGATACCCACGGCCAGACACCACACCGATCCGGAATGCGGTTCCAGGCCCAGCCCGGGGCCGGCGTAGAGCGCCTGTCCGGGGCTCAACCACACCGCGGGATAGCAGGTTTGTGGAAGCGCCGCCGGATTCGCGCTGGGCATGCTGGACTCCTGATCGCTGACGAAACAGGAGGTTACCGTGGTCGAAGTGGTCATTGCGGTGTTCTTCGCCGGGATGGGCGTCTACGCACTGGCCGCGCCGGCGGCCATGTTGGGTCCGTTCGGCGTCACGCTCGGCACCGCGACCGCGCGCTCGGAGGTGCGGGCCGTCTACGGCGGATTCGGTCTGGCCATCGCCGCGGTGCTGATCTACGCCGTCCGGGTGCCCGAGGTGCGCACCGGTGTGCTCGTCACCGTGGGTGCCGCCCTGGCCGGGATGGCGGTCGGTCGGCTGGCGTCGGTGTTCGGTGAGCGGACACCGTTCTACCCCAACTGGTTCTACTGCCTGGTCGAAGCCGTGGGCGCGGCGGTGCTCTTCTGGTCCGTCTAGGGAGCCACGGTCAGCCAGTCGGCGAACCCGGACGGGTCGTGCCGGCCCAGCGCGCCGTGCTCGAACAGGCCCCACCCCTCGGCCGGGGCGCGGTCACCCTCGGTGCACACCGCCCGGCCGACGTGGTCGATCACCCCGAAGCCGGAGCGCCCGATGATGGCCGGGTCGGTCATGTCGTAGGTGAGCCGTTCGGTGAACTTCTCGCCCCGCCACACGCCGTGCGTCCAGTCCGAATCACCGCCGTAGCCGCCGCCGACGTGAATCGGCACCGGCAGTTTGGATTCCACGTCGAACCGGACCGGCGAGCCGTCCTGCGCGGTCGCGTCGATCGTCGCGCCGGTGGGGATGCGGGTGCCGGAGCGGTAGTGGATCCGCACCCGCGGCCAGCCCAACTGTTCCACCCGCCCGTCCTTCCAGATGCGGGTGCAGTCGTTCAACGACCGGAATCCGTTGGGCTCCTCCTGGATGATCAGCACGATCGAGAAGTCGTCGAATGCCATCGGCACGTACAGCCACCACATACCCTCGAACGGGGGATCGGCGGGCCGCCCGGCGGGCTCGGCCTCACCGATCGGTCGGATACCCCAGGACCGGTCCCGGGATCCGATCCACACCGCGGGATCGACGGTGATCCGCTCCCCGTCGATCTCCAAAGTGCCTCGCCATGAACCCAATTGGGCGAATCGCTGGGCGTCCAGGGTCACCCGGTTGCCCTGCCGCATGATGTGCGGTTGTTCCTGCACGACGTCGAACAGTCCGGTCCAGGTGAGATCGGCGGCGATGCCGTCGGTTTCGTCGAGGGTGATGCGCAGCGAGTGCAGCGGGTCGGTGACGTCGACGCGGTAGCCCAGCACATGCTGGTGCAGCCGGTCGGCGTCGATGGCATCGGACAGGTGCACGGCGGTTTGGGTGTCCCCGCGCCTCAGCAACAGGAAGGCGTCTTTCACCCCGAGGTTCGGGTAGTACCCGATCCCGGTGATGACGAAGATGTCACCGGTGCGGTCGTGGGCGTTGAAGTAGGACCGGTCGTAGAAGTTGCGGTCCGACGTTCCCGGCCAGGCGATCGGCTTCGGGATCTGGTGGACCGGGAATTCGTCCATCGGGCCAAGCATCAGTGCTCCTCTTCCAACAGTCGTCGCAGCAGGGAGGCGTGGTAGAACGTCGACTCCACGTCCTCGGGTTTGTCCATCTCGCCGAAATGCACGCGGCGTGCGGTGGTGCGCATGAACACGCAACACCAGATCACCCCGGAGTAGATGTAGAACCAGCGCAGGTCACCGAGGGTGACGCCGGTCAGGCCTTCGTAGGTGGCCCGCACATCGTCCTCCCGCAGGACATCCGGCAGGCCCGGTAGCCCGGCCAGTCCGGCCAGTTCCTGGAACACCATGTGGGCGAAGATGATCCACGAGACGTCGAGTTCGCGGGGTCCGACGGTGGCCATCTCCCAGTCCAGGACCGCGGCGGGGCGGAAATCCTGGTACAGCACATTGCCGATGCGGGAGTCCCCCCAGGCCAGCACCGGGGTGGTGGCGGCGACGTCGGTGGGGAAGTTGTCCTCCAGCCAACCCAGCGCCCGTTCGACGAGTTCGGAGCGGCCGATGTCCGGGACGGCGAACTCGTACCAGCCCTTGAGCCAACCGAAATGCCGGCGCAGCGGGGTGTCCCCGGCCGGGTCGGCTTCGATGAGGAACGAGAACCGTTGGGCCGCATCGGGGATGGAGTGCAACTTGGCGAGCACCTCGACGGTGCTGTCCTGCAGTTCGCGTCGGCGCTCGGCCGGTGCGTCGGCGAACCAGTTGCCGCCGAAGGTGTACGGCATGACATCGGGCGGGACCACGCCGTCCACCCGGTCCATCAGGAAGAACGGCGTGCCCAGCACGTCACCGGTGGTGTCGATCCAGCGGACGCGGGGGACCGGGACGTCGGTGAGTTCGCCGACCTGGCGGATCAGCTCGAATTGATGGTCCAGCCGGTAGGACGAGAACACCGGAACGTCGGCGGCGGTGGGGGCGACCCGGGCGACCAGGTTCTGCTGCGTGCCGTGCCAATCGACGCTCAGCAGCAGCGTCTCCGAGGACATGCCGTTGGCGTCGACGCCGCTGTCAACGGTGACCGTGGGGGTGCCCTTGCCGGGCAGTTGCGTCGCCAGCCACTGCGCGATCGCGGCGGGCACGGCGCCGATATCTCGGCTGGAATGCTGCAGGCGGCTGACGTCTTCGACGGCCGGTTCGTTCGACACGGTGTTCCTTCCCGTACCAATTACGCTACGATCGGTAGCGTTATGAAAGCAGACTCACCTACGGTTGACAAGGGGGCGGGCCGACCCCGTGATCCCCGCATCGACGCTGCCATACTCGGCGCCACCGCGGATCTGCTTGTGGAGATCGGCTATTCGAATCTGACGATGGCCGCCGTCGCCGAACGCGCAGGCACCACCAAGACGGCGCTGTACCGCCGGTGGTCGAGCAAGGCCGAGTTGGTGCACGAGGCGGCGTTCCCCACCGCGCCGACCGCGCTCGGCATGCCGGAGGGTGACATCGCCACCGATATCAGGGCCATGATCGCCGCCGCCGGGGCGGTGTTCACCAGCCCGGTGGTGCGTGCCGCGCTACCCGGGGTGATCGCCGACATGGCCGCCGACCCGCAGCTCAGCCAGCGGGTGATGAGCCGCTTCACCGGGCTTTTCGACATCGTCCGGGACCGGCTGGTGCACGCCGTCGAGCGCGGTGAGGTGCACCCCGATATCGACCCGGACCGGCTCATCGAGGTGATCGGCGGGGCCAACCTGCTGCGCATGCTGCTGGTGCCGGGCTGGGAGATCGACGATGAGTGGATCGACCAGACCACCGCCATCGTCGTGCACGGCGTCATCCGCTAACCCATCCCGCCCTGCAACCTATGCGTATGGTCGTTGGCGTGTCCGTGTTATCGACGCCCGTCATCGCCGACGCGCTCGCGCGCCTGTTCGCCCGCGTCGTCAATCCCAGCCCGAAACCGGGGGTGCGGTTTCCCGAGTTCGTCGTCGACAGCGCCGAGGTCAGCATCCCCACCCGGCACGGCGACACCCCGGCCACCGTGTACCGCCCCGACGGTCCGCCGGCCGGGGTGTACGTCAACATCCACGGCGGTGGCTTCGTGGTCGGGCACCGCGAACAGGACGACCCGTGGTGCCGCTTCCTCGCGGCGCGAGCCGGCGTCACCGTGGTCAACACCGACTATCTGCTTGCTCCGCACCACCGTTTCCCGACCCCCGTGGAACAGCTCTACGACGTGGTGACCTGGGCGGCAGCGCAGGAGGCCGCCGACATGCTCTGCGTCGGCGGGCAGAGCGCGGGTGGCAACCTGTCGGCCGCCGTCGCCCGGATGGCGCTGACGCACGCAGGCCCGTCGATCGCATTGCAGGTTTTGCACTACGCACCCCTGGATTTGGTGACGGCGACCGCCGAGAAGCGGTCACCGCTGGCCGCCAAGGCCATCATGAAACCGTGGATGGGTGAGGTGTTCGACACCGCCTACATACCCGAGGTCGCACGACGGCGGGACCCGTTGGCCTCACCGGCCTGGGGCGACAACGCCGATGACATCGCCGGTATCGCGCCGGCTTTGGTGATCGCCTGCGAGTACGACCGGCTGCGCGACGAAGCGGCGGCCTACGCCAAGAGCCTCGACGCGGTCGGGGCCCTCGTCGATTACGTCGAGGTGCCCGCTGTCGACCACGGCTACAACATCATGAGCGACGCCACCGAGGTGACCCGCGGCATGTACGAACTGATCGCCGGGCAGGTGCGCCGGGCCGTCAGCCGGTGAACTGCTGACCGTTGACCAGATCCAGCAGGGGCTGGGGCAACGCGCCCAACGCGAAGGTGACGGCGGCGGTGATCGTCACCGTCGCCGAACTCAACATGCTGGGCACGACGACGGTCGGCGCGTCCTCGGGTGGGTCGGTGAAGAACATCAGCACGATCACCCGGACGTAGAAGTAGGCGGCCACGGCGCTGGCCACCACACCGATGATCACCAAGGGTGCGGCACCGCCTTCGGCGGCGGCCTTGAACACCGCGAACTTGCTGACGAAGCCGCTGGTCAGCGGGATTCCGGCGAATGCCAGCAGGAACAACGAAAAGACTACGCCCACCACGGGATAACGCCGCCCCAGGCCGGCCCACCGGGCCAGTGCGGTGGCTTCCTCGCCGTCGGCGCCGCGCACCAGGCCGGCCAGCGCGAACGCGCCCAGCGTGCTGAAGCCGTAGGCGAACAGATAGAACAGTGTCGCCGCCAAGCCGGCACCGTTGAGCGCGATGACGCCGGTCAGGATGAACCCGGCATGGGCCACCGACGAGTAGGCCAGCATCCGTTTCACGTCGTTCTGGGATACCGCGGTGACGGTGCCGACGACCATGGTGACGATCGCGATGACCCACAGCACCGGACGCCAGTCGTCGGCCAGGCCGGGCAGCGCCACGTAGAACAGCCGCAGCATCGCGCCGAATGCCGCGATCTTGGTGGCGGCCGCCATGAATGCCGTCACGGGCGTGGGAGCGCCCTGATAGACGTCGGGTATCCAGGAATGGAACGGCACCGCGCCGACCTTGAACAGCACTCCGACCGAGACCAGCGCCGTGCCGACCAGCGCCATCGAGGTGTCGCCGCCGGTCCGCACCGCCGAGGCGATGCCACTGAGGCCGAAGGTGCCGGAGAATCCGTACAGCAGCGCGATCCCGTACAGGAAGAACGCCGATGAGAACGCGCCCAGCAGAAAGTATTTCAGCGCGGCTTCCTGGGACAGCAGCCGGCGCCGACGCGCCAGCCCGCACATCAGGTACAGCGGCAGCGAGAACACCTCCAGGGCCACGAACATCGTCAGCAGATCGTCGGCGGCCGGGAACAGCATCATGCCGGCGACCGCGAACATCGTCAGCGGGAACACTTCGGTCTGGGCCACAACCGCTTTCGCGGCGATCTTCTCCGCCACACTGCCCGGCACCGCCGCGGCTTGCGGGGTGAAGGCGTCCAGGCCGCCTTCCTCTTCGGTGGGCAGCCGCCGTTCCGCGATCAGCAACGTGCCGAGGATGCCCACCAGCAGCAGGGTGCCCTGTAGGAACAGTGCCGGCCGGTCCACGGCGACGGCGCCCACCGCCACCGGGGCACCCGTACCGTCGAGCGCCGACGTCACCAGCACCACCGCCGCCAGCGCGGCCAGTTGGCCGCCGATCGCGAGCACCAGTTGTGCGGCGTAGCGGACGCCGCGCGGCAGGAATGCTTCCACCAGCACCCCGGCCACCGCCACCCCGAGGATGACGAGAACCGGTGCGAGCTGGAAGTATTCGATGGACGGTGCCTCAATTCTCATCGGGCCGCACCCTCCGCGGTCGGGACGGGATCCTGCTGATGGATGGTGCGCAACGTGTGGTCGACGGCCGGGTTGATGACGTCGAGCGCCGGTTTGGGATAGATGCCCAGCACCAGCAGCAGCGCGATCAGCGGCGCCACCACGGCCAGCTCGCGCGGCACCAGGTCCCGCAGCCGCTCGTTACCCTCCTTGACCGGGCCCGTCATCATCCGCTGGTACGCCCACAGGATGTAGATCGCCGAGAGCACCAGGGCGGTCACCGCGAACACCGCCATCGCCGGGTAGCGGGTGAACGTGCCGATCAGCACCAGGAATTCGGAGATGAACGGTGCCAAGCCCGGCAACGACAGCGTGGCCAGCCCGGCGATCAGGAACGTGCCGGCCAGCACCGGCGCCACCTTCTGCACGCCACCGAAGTCCGCGATCAGGCGGGATCCGCGGCGCGACACCAGGAATCCGGCGATCAGGAACAGCGCCGCCGTGGAGATGCCGTGGTTGACCATGTACAGCGTGGAGCCGGACTGGCCCTGGCTGGTCATCACGAAGATGCCCAGGATGATGAAGCCGAAATGCGAAATCGACGTGTAGGCGATCAGGCGCATCACGTCGGTCTGGCCGATCGCCACGATCGCGCCGTAGACGATGCCGATCACCGCCAGGGTGATCACCAACGGCCGGAACGTCATCGACGCGTCCGGGAAGAGTTGCAGGCAGTACCGCAACATGCCGAACGTGCCCACCTTGTCGACGACGGCCATCATCAGCACGGCCGTGGCCGGGGTGGCCTCCACCGCCGAGTCCGGTAGCCAGCGATGGAACGGCCACAGGGGTGCCTTCACCGCGAAGGCGAACATGAACCCGAGGAACAAGGCGTTGAGCACGGCGGGGCTGGCGCCCAGTTCACCGCGTGACGCGGCACCGGCGATGGCCCGGAAGTCGAATGTGCCACCGAGCGGATCGGCCGTCACCACGTACAGACCGATCACCGCGGCCAGCATGATGAGGCCGCCGAACAGGTTGTACAGCAGGAACTTCACCGCCGCGGCCGACCGGTTGGCCCCACCGAACCCACCGATGAGGAAGTACATCGGAATGAGCATCGCCTCGAAGAACACGTAGAACAGCAGCACGTCCAGGGCCACCAGCGAGATCAGCACCATGCCCTCGACGGCGAGCGTCAGGGCCAGGTAACTCTGGGTGGACCGGGTACCGAAGCGCGTCTCATCCGCGCCGCCCTGCGCCCCGCCGTCGTTCCAGCCCGCGACCAAGAGCAACGGCACCAGCACCGCGGTGAGCACCACCAGAGCCAGCGCGATCCCGTCGACGCCGAGGAGATATCCGGTGCCGAACGACGGAATCCATTGACGGTCTTCGACGAACTGGAACTGCGGCCCGCCCGGATCGAACCGGACCGCCAACACCAGCGCGATGGCCAGCACCCCCAGCGAGACGACCAGTGCCAGGTAGCGCGCGATCTGTTTGCCGGGCAACACGATCACCAC is a genomic window containing:
- a CDS encoding AraC family transcriptional regulator — protein: MPSANPAALPQTCYPAVWLSPGQALYAGPGLGLEPHSGSVWCLAVGIDAPLTVTVGTRRIVARSALIPPRLTHHLAVDGRLVSCYLDPASERTRPCRQRFTEFDHQIGVHHDAQRTLLTVPQDDAAAARWLAAAAPVAIDVIDARIELVAKQIRDDPSTQTPARELAAAAGLSESRFLHLFRQETGSSLRRYRMWSRLIRAGAELAAGHNLTTAAAKAGFASPSHLADRFKTTFGLSATRLLATGLTIRIL
- a CDS encoding DUF4345 domain-containing protein, with product MVEVVIAVFFAGMGVYALAAPAAMLGPFGVTLGTATARSEVRAVYGGFGLAIAAVLIYAVRVPEVRTGVLVTVGAALAGMAVGRLASVFGERTPFYPNWFYCLVEAVGAAVLFWSV
- a CDS encoding phosphotransferase family protein: MSNEPAVEDVSRLQHSSRDIGAVPAAIAQWLATQLPGKGTPTVTVDSGVDANGMSSETLLLSVDWHGTQQNLVARVAPTAADVPVFSSYRLDHQFELIRQVGELTDVPVPRVRWIDTTGDVLGTPFFLMDRVDGVVPPDVMPYTFGGNWFADAPAERRRELQDSTVEVLAKLHSIPDAAQRFSFLIEADPAGDTPLRRHFGWLKGWYEFAVPDIGRSELVERALGWLEDNFPTDVAATTPVLAWGDSRIGNVLYQDFRPAAVLDWEMATVGPRELDVSWIIFAHMVFQELAGLAGLPGLPDVLREDDVRATYEGLTGVTLGDLRWFYIYSGVIWCCVFMRTTARRVHFGEMDKPEDVESTFYHASLLRRLLEEEH
- a CDS encoding TetR/AcrR family transcriptional regulator, producing the protein MKADSPTVDKGAGRPRDPRIDAAILGATADLLVEIGYSNLTMAAVAERAGTTKTALYRRWSSKAELVHEAAFPTAPTALGMPEGDIATDIRAMIAAAGAVFTSPVVRAALPGVIADMAADPQLSQRVMSRFTGLFDIVRDRLVHAVERGEVHPDIDPDRLIEVIGGANLLRMLLVPGWEIDDEWIDQTTAIVVHGVIR
- a CDS encoding alpha/beta hydrolase; its protein translation is MSVLSTPVIADALARLFARVVNPSPKPGVRFPEFVVDSAEVSIPTRHGDTPATVYRPDGPPAGVYVNIHGGGFVVGHREQDDPWCRFLAARAGVTVVNTDYLLAPHHRFPTPVEQLYDVVTWAAAQEAADMLCVGGQSAGGNLSAAVARMALTHAGPSIALQVLHYAPLDLVTATAEKRSPLAAKAIMKPWMGEVFDTAYIPEVARRRDPLASPAWGDNADDIAGIAPALVIACEYDRLRDEAAAYAKSLDAVGALVDYVEVPAVDHGYNIMSDATEVTRGMYELIAGQVRRAVSR
- the nuoN gene encoding NADH-quinone oxidoreductase subunit NuoN, translating into MRIEAPSIEYFQLAPVLVILGVAVAGVLVEAFLPRGVRYAAQLVLAIGGQLAALAAVVLVTSALDGTGAPVAVGAVAVDRPALFLQGTLLLVGILGTLLIAERRLPTEEEGGLDAFTPQAAAVPGSVAEKIAAKAVVAQTEVFPLTMFAVAGMMLFPAADDLLTMFVALEVFSLPLYLMCGLARRRRLLSQEAALKYFLLGAFSSAFFLYGIALLYGFSGTFGLSGIASAVRTGGDTSMALVGTALVSVGVLFKVGAVPFHSWIPDVYQGAPTPVTAFMAAATKIAAFGAMLRLFYVALPGLADDWRPVLWVIAIVTMVVGTVTAVSQNDVKRMLAYSSVAHAGFILTGVIALNGAGLAATLFYLFAYGFSTLGAFALAGLVRGADGEEATALARWAGLGRRYPVVGVVFSLFLLAFAGIPLTSGFVSKFAVFKAAAEGGAAPLVIIGVVASAVAAYFYVRVIVLMFFTDPPEDAPTVVVPSMLSSATVTITAAVTFALGALPQPLLDLVNGQQFTG
- a CDS encoding NADH-quinone oxidoreductase subunit M, with translation MNGIGWLSALWAVPIVGAAVVIVLPGKQIARYLALVVSLGVLAIALVLAVRFDPGGPQFQFVEDRQWIPSFGTGYLLGVDGIALALVVLTAVLVPLLLVAGWNDGGAQGGADETRFGTRSTQSYLALTLAVEGMVLISLVALDVLLFYVFFEAMLIPMYFLIGGFGGANRSAAAVKFLLYNLFGGLIMLAAVIGLYVVTADPLGGTFDFRAIAGAASRGELGASPAVLNALFLGFMFAFAVKAPLWPFHRWLPDSAVEATPATAVLMMAVVDKVGTFGMLRYCLQLFPDASMTFRPLVITLAVIGIVYGAIVAIGQTDVMRLIAYTSISHFGFIILGIFVMTSQGQSGSTLYMVNHGISTAALFLIAGFLVSRRGSRLIADFGGVQKVAPVLAGTFLIAGLATLSLPGLAPFISEFLVLIGTFTRYPAMAVFAVTALVLSAIYILWAYQRMMTGPVKEGNERLRDLVPRELAVVAPLIALLLVLGIYPKPALDVINPAVDHTLRTIHQQDPVPTAEGAAR